The following coding sequences lie in one Zingiber officinale cultivar Zhangliang chromosome 2B, Zo_v1.1, whole genome shotgun sequence genomic window:
- the LOC122045917 gene encoding disease resistance protein Pik-2-like translates to METTIATKLVEFSFQSIAGKLGKMLEEEAALLAGVEDDVRYIVAEHKSITSFLTAISTRRNLDVELKNWAQELSEVAYDAEDSIDEFDCHLRSTQGFFKHFLRSIKLLKDRRNIATEIKKLKVQVEDIKKRHDRYFHPNEATSSGTVTGLDMTDRYSDPRIIGHFVEETQLVGIKQSRDKIIGWVMDENCPELTAISLLGFGGLGKTTLAKTVYDDPIIVEGHFQPRAWIAVSQNYNIKELLKKIIRQISVNEKQIRDVSGCRDARLNTEQLLNMMDESQLVQTVRGHLHGKRYFIVFDDVWSVEAWESLSIALPQGKEGSRVIVTTRIKDVANTSCSRNRRFIFKISPLSPELSWELFCRKVFDAPDYNCPPELENIGREILQKCDGLPLAIVTIGGLLASKPDNNFEEWKDLRDHLRLEIQTNDTLSKINQILGLSYNDLPYYLKPCFLFLGTFPEDYEIRRKRLMTRWVAEGIVSGVGGFPAEKVAERCFNELVSRSLVQPSEFNDNGKVKSCRVHDMMLEVIISISKKVNFAVLLNEHTTNLPQHQKIRRLSWQGGSSTELVPNTDLSHLRSFTSLGEDVPPLKDYRKHRLLRAIDLEGCRAIDYFHPKSFSKLFLLKYLSLRDCNNISALPDSIGDLQNLEFLDIRRTFISKLPNTIVKLQKLVYLLGSPFNVFKFPKGIRKLKRLSTFGMARAHNVHSLQETGQLVHLHKLGIYLSRSDLSLRMLEEISALLSKLNGSLRSLKIWHWGNNRLKKALDEVASPPLLLCKFYIYGQLGELPPWFASLKHVIKITLSNTRLQLEDLQVLRNLPALVNLDLSWKAFVNSDEDLVFDREGFAQLKFLEIVEQGVSFEEGAVRSLEILKIFRPPKSVNGIEHLHGLKEVHIQTENDDIIEMLKNIAANHSNRPKCFAKLLKSA, encoded by the coding sequence ATGGAGACGACGATAGCTACGAAGCTTGTGGAATTTTCCTTTCAATCGATCGCGGGAAAActagggaagatgctagaggaagaAGCCGCGTTGCTGGCCGGAGTCGAAGATGACGTCCGATACATAGTCGCCGAGCACAAAAGCATCACCTCTTTCTTGACGGCCATATCAACCAGGCGCAATCTGGATGTTGAACTGAAGAATTGGGCGCAGGAACTTAGTGAGGTGGCCTACGATGCCGAAGACTCGATCGATGAGTTCGACTGCCATCTCCGATCGACACAAGGTTTTTTCAAGCACTTCCTTCGCAGCATAAAATTATTGAAAGATCGCCGTAACATCGCTACAGAGATCAAGAAATTGAAGGTTCAAGTGGAAGATATTAAAAAAAGGCACGATCGCTATTTTCACCCAAATGAAGCTACAAGCTCTGGCACCGTCACTGGCTTGGACATGACCGACAGATACTCCGATCCACGGATCATTGGCCATTTTGTAGAGGAAACTCAACTCGTGGGCATCAAACAGAGTAGAGATAAGATCATCGGGTGGGTGATGGACGAGAACTGTCCCGAGCTTACAGCGATTTCTCTCCTCGGCTTCGGTGGTTTAGGGAAGACAACTTTGGCTAAGACTGTCTATGATGATCCTATTATCGTCGAAGGCCACTTCCAACCTCGAGCTTGGATCGCAGTGTCACAAAATTACAACATCAAAGAGCTTCTCAAAAAGATTATTAGACAAATTTCAGTCAACGAGAAACAAATCCGAGATGTTTCTGGATGCCGAGATGCCCGTTTGAACACTGAACAACTTCTGAACATGATGGACGAGTCACAGCTGGTGCAGACAGTTAGAGGCCATCTCCATGGAAAGAGGTATTTTATCGTTTTTGATGACGTTTGGAGCGTTGAAGCATGGGAAAGCTTGAGCATTGCATTGCCACAAGGTAAAGAAGGAAGTAGGGTCATAGTCACCACCCGCATTAAGGATGTGGCAAATACAAGTTGTTCTCGTAATCGTCGATTTATATTTAAAATCTCCCCTTTATCACCTGAGCTATCTTGGGAGTTATTCTGTAGAAAAGTATTTGATGCACCGGACTATAATTGTCCTCCAGAGCTAGAAAATATTGGCAGAGAAATCTTGCAAAAGTGCGATGGACTGCCACTTGCAATTGTGACAATCGGAGGTCTTCTAGCTTCCAAGCCTGATAATAATTTTGAGGAATGGAAAGACTTGCGCGACCACCTTCGTTTGGAGATACAGACTAATGATACGCTGTCAAAGATCAATCAGATACTAGGTTTGAGTTACAATGACTTGCCTTACTATCTCAAGCCttgcttcttgttcttaggcaccTTCCCTGAGGATTATGAGATTCGTCGGAAGCGTCTGATGACACGATGGGTTGCTGAAGGGATTGTGAGTGGTGTAGGAGGCTTCCCCGCTGAGAAAGTCGCCGAGCGCTGCTTCAACGAGTTGGTGAGTCGTAGCTTGGTGCAGCCGTCAGAATTTAATGATAATGGGAAAGTGAAATCCTGCCGCGTCCATGACATGATGCTCGAAGTCATAATCTCGATATCAAAGAAAGTGAACTTCGCGGTGCTACTGAATGAGCACACCACTAATCTGCCGCAACATCAGAAGATAAGACGCTTATCCTGGCAGGGAGGAAGCAGTACTGAACTAGTGCCTAACACTGATCTGTCCCACCTCCGATCCTTCACTTCACTTGGTGAGGATGTACCACCACTGAAGGATTATAGAAAACATAGGCTGTTGAGGGCAATTGACCTGGAAGGATGCAGGGCAATTGATTATTTCCACCCAAAGAGCTTTTCCAAGTTGTTTCTTTTGAAGTACTTGTCTCTAAGAGACTGTAATAATATATCAGCGTTGCCAGATTCAATAGGAGATTTGCAGAATCTAGAGTTTTTGGATATAAGACGAACTTTTATTAGTAAACTACCCAATACCATCGTCAAACTCCAAAAACTGGTCTATCTGCTTGGTAGCCCCTTCAATGTATTTAAGTTCCCGAAAGGAATAAGAAAGTTGAAAAGACTTTCCACGTTTGGAATGGCACGTGCTCATAATGTGCATTCGCTACAAGAGACTGGTCAGCTTGTCCACCTCCACAAGCTTGGGATCTATTTAAGTCGCTCTGATCTATCACTCAGAATGCTGGAGGAGATCAGCGCCCTGCTCTCGAAGCTCAATGGCAGCCTTCGATCTCTAAAGATTTGGCATTGGGGAAACAACCGTCTGAAAAAGGCACTAGATGAGGTAGCTTCGCCGCCATTGCTGCTCTGCAAGTTCTATATATATGGCCAACTTGGCGAATTACCTCCTTGGTTTGCATCTCTGAAGCATGTCATCAAGATAACTCTGTCCAACACACGACTGCAGCTCGAGGATCTACAAGTCTTGAGAAATCTCCCCGCTTTGGTCAACCTGGACCTAAGTTGGAAGGCATTCGTCAATAGTGATGAGGATTTGGTCTTCGATCGGGAAGGGTTCGCACAACTTAAGTTTCTGGAAATTGTAGAGCAAGGGGTGAGTTTCGAAGAAGGTGCAGTCCGAAGCCTCGAAATCCTTAAAATATTTCGTCCCCCTAAATCTGTCAATGGCATAGAACATCTGCATGGGCTAAAGGAGGTTCACATTCAGACTGAGAATGATGATATAATTGAGATGCTCAAAAATATTGCAGCAAACCATTCAAATCGTCCCAAATGTTTTGCAAAACTACTCAAGTCTGCTTAA